aagtgtttgaaattgtaaaaaaaagcttaagtTCTTTATAAGACATTTCGTCATTCAGTTCAAACAGGGAATGGGAATTTATAGTCGCTCTGGAATATCGTAATTTTCGAACCAAAAATGGCATTTGCATGGAATAAAAACCTAATAAATCTACACATTATCTATACACAAATACATGAAATCGTCTTTGCACGTTAAACTTTCACATGCGTGTGTAAATGGTGCGAGCAGGCTCGCTCCACCACCAACACAGTCACACGCAGTAACGCGTCTAATGTCATCTTCCTAAAGTAATCGTGAGGCCATGAACCGAGTCTTGTAACACCAGTACAGATTTTCGCACTTTTTTCTGTATACACTGTTTTGTGTTGGGAGAGAATTAATAAAGGTGGCTATCTGAGTAGAATTGTGCCTGGAACAAGAGGTGCACGGAATAAGAAGGTGCCttgagaaattgattttaaacgGTAGCACGTCCCCACGTGAAAGTATCATCCGTTACTAGAGTTTGTTGAGCCACTTTAGCACGAATCGTAGCACATTTTTACTTAGCGAGTAGCTAAGAATCTTCTGTCAAGATTCTATATAACTTTCAATAACGAACGTCCGTTTCCCTAAGATCGTTAGCTGAGCAGTtaatttgtgtgttgtgtctTAAACGACAATAAACGTTTAAAAGGTACTATTTTAATTGTGAGCAAGCAATTTGTCCGCTCTACTTACTTGGGCACCTTGACAAGGGCGGTCGGTGATAGCACCTTTCGCTCTCTAATGCATCCGGCCACGACACTACCATGTACCGGGCCACCACGCACCGGACTAGACGGAGACAATGGCACTTTGCGTGCCATTCCAGGCCCTTTCGTTATACCTTGCAGGGGTAGCATTGGGCCAACTGCTTTGCCCTTAAATGCTGCCGCCCCCGATTGGTCCTGCGACGAACCGGTATTTACCTTGCGCGCCTCTACCAGACGAGCGTTAAGTCGTCTAATGCTAGCTGGGGAAAGAATGCCAATGCTGCGACAACCATTGCTAGTGCTGCCAGCAACTGACCGGCTTCCATTGGGAGCTGCCTGTGAAGGAGACTCTGGACGTGAATTATTACCACTTCTGCCGACCGTTGGCGAAAGTGTCGATGTATACTTTTCCCTACTACCTGAGCTGGCACGAACTTCATTGTAGTGCACGGTCATCCGCTCTACAGGACGATACGTACGGCCCTTGCTCATCTTGAGCAGGTTGCCAGCAGAACTTACACCACCGCCGGTACAACTGATCGGAGGTTTGCCACTGGATGGGATCATCCCATCGACACAAACCGCACTGTCAGCAACTACAGGCGTTTTACTTCGACTTCCAGACTTCCCAACCACCCCGCCAGTGCGTTTCCCTGACGATAACCGTAACGTTTGCCCCCTGTGACTAACATCTGCAGTTTCATTTGGTTTAGATTTGTACGAATGCACCATAGTATGGACAGATGGTTTTACAACATTTGATTTACCGGTACGATCGCCCATCACTTGATCGTTCGCGATCAGCGTTGCTGTGGAGGTCGTTCCCCCAAATCCAGTTTGCGGCTCTGGATCGGACGTGggagatattttttgtttggtagaaAATATCGACCGTTCCGATGAAGCCGTACGGACGTGTCCAGCTTTTTTCATGCCCGCTGTTGCACTCGAACGATGCGTTCCAGCAATGTCTTGGTTATGTTTAGAGCTGGATGGTGTACTTGCACCCGTGGAAGGATCAGCAACGCGGAACAACTTCCTGGTATATTGGACGGCTTTATGAGCACTGGCGGATAAtgatttttcctctcttttcaCCGCCATGACACTACCATCCACCAACCTCGCTGTTGTGCTGTTACTTTCCGGAGGAATCGATGCCAATGGGGAGGTAGCTttcaatgaagaaaaattcttTTTGGTTTCCACAGGCAGGGGTTTCAATCCTTCATCAAGcgcaatgttttctttttcacactttttacGTTCACCTAAAGGAAAGATGGCTCTTTCACGATCCGTAAGCGTGTGGGTTACATTAGTTACACAGCTTTCTGCGTGACTGACGATCGATTCGCATCCTTCATTGTCCACTCGATTGCCGTTTACTTCCATGTAGTTCAAACTGGTATCGCAACTCGAATCAAAGTCCGAACAGTTCTCCAGATCGCGCACATTGTTCAGCGTAAGGTGTCCATTTTGAAGGTGAATTATGAAACCTTTCTCACCgtaatgtttcgttttctgttGTGTTAACTGTTCATCCACGACGGTACTTTCATCTCCAACAGTAATCTGTTGGTCACGTGTTTGCGATCCTTGCTGACGCGAGGATTCATTACGCTCCAAGCTATCTTTTACCGAAGCAAGTAACTGGTCCGTTGATGGTCGTTCAATCACATTACCAGTAGCTTCCTTTGCAATCATTTCACTTGTCATGATTAAACTGATCGGTTCCGAGGCGCAACCGTCATCGGTCGTACCGCTTGTATCGGTTAACCGATCTGTAGGACCAAGCCGAGCAGCTAACAAACTAGAATCGAGTGATTTTCGTTGATTCTCTCGACTCAACATCATACGCTGGCGTCGTTTCGCACGTATACTGTCGCGTATGCGATCCCCGTTGGCGGAGAAATCTTTCCCGAGATGTGGTGACTTTGGTATATCGTTAAAATCCACAACAATGAAACCTGGCCCTCCTGCAGCTGGTTGTGTAGGCGCAGATGCACCGTTGATTCCTTCCGTAGGCGGAGCAGCACTGATGGTGGCACATGACATACGAACATTACTATCTACAGGCACATTACACACACCGTCCACCATGTCTAGACTCGTCGTTTGTACATCGGTCATCTTAGGTTGCCGTTCCGCATGGTCTTCTTCCTTTCCCTCACAAATGCGCTTCCGGCTGAGCGATGGTTTAAGACCATAGCCAACGGATGAAGGTGGAGGAGTCGTTAAACCGTCCGGAGTTGTACACAAACTTGATTCCGTGCTTTGCAGACCCTTAAAGTTCTCGATTTCATCGACGATTCTTGACGGAATGGGACGCTGTAGGGCTGCTACAGTGGCCATTGTTTCAAGCCAACCCTGCTGTACATGAAATGGAGGCctgaatcaaacaaaaaaaaataagaattgatgaaaacctcaaaaaaaaatacgttaagTGTCAATTTGCACTCACCGCTTATCTGGGTTCAAATCACAGCACAGGAAGGCAATCTTGTAGAAAGGCTCCGGACATTGGCCGCAAAATTTTTCCCGAAAAACTTTCTCGTTCAGCCCAAAGTCTGGCAGGCGAGGCAAATAATCCGGATCGGCCTGCACACGTCCAATGATCTCACACAGCATGATGCCGAACGAGAAGATGTCCACCTTTTCATCGTACCTGTTGCCGCGCATCATTTCCGGTGCCATCCAGTACGGGTTTCCCACCACCGTATATCGTTGCCGGCGCGGTCGTCCCCTGCGTCCGATCGTACCATTGCCATTGGATGGTACGGTACATTTTTCATACGCCGTGGTACTTATCAACGGTTGATTGATGATCCGTGCCAGGCCGAAATCGGCCACAATCACCGTACCGTTCTCGCGCACCAAACAGTTGAGTGAATTTAGATCCCGATGAATGATGTTCATCGAGTGTAGGTAACTCATGCCGCACGAAATATCCCGTGCAAACGATATCCGCTGTTCCCAGCTAAGCGGTTGGCCGGAATCGTGTATCAACTCCTTCAACGAACCGCCCGGTATGAATTCCGTCACGAGATGCAACCTTTTGTCCTTGTACAGCACACCAATGAACCGGAGCACGTTGTGATGCGAAAGAGACCGCAGCACGGCAacctctttgagaaaatttttctgCGCTTCCTCATCGACACGGTACAGCTCCTTTAGCACCATTACTTCCTGGGTAACGCGATGCGTCACTTTGAACACTTGTCCAAAAAATCCCTTCCCCAGTAGTTCGCCCTGCACCAGATCCGAAGCACGGAAGATGCGTGCCTCTTTCGTTTCCACGCGAAATGATTTTGTTCGCGAGAGGTCGTAAAATTCATTACCCGTAGGTATGGTGCGATGTTCGTCTAGCAACCGGGACATGCTTGAGCTGCGTTCCTTCTCCTTTAAACTATTGGTAGCTGTATGGTaatggaaaaatttaaaaacattactAAAATATGTCCTCTTTTTGTGCACCCGTTGCCATAAACATTTCTTACCAGTATTGCAATTGACATCCTTTAAACGTTTCTGTAACTTTCTCGACGATCCACTCATGTAACCTTCATCCTTCTTTTTGAATATGCGCTCAAGCTTACTGGGCGATAGACTCCGTGTAGATTCATCATCCTCGTTATTGTTTAACTCATCTGGACAGTTTGATGTACCACTATAAGAAGCAGAGAGGACTCCTTCGCCACTGTTAACTGTCGGCGCCGGTTGCTCAACAATTTCCGGATCGTGTTCCACCGTCAGCTGAAGTGCTTTCCCCGCTGAGGCTTCGATGAGATTTTGCAAACTATCCAGCGGTACGTCGCGTACGGGTGTACCGTTCACTTCCAGCACCTTATCGCCAACCCGGAGAGACATCAAATCTGACTTGAGCGTTACTCTacgaaaatggaacaaataaaagaatgtTAATTTTACCACCGATCGGAGATTAATGTAAGAAAGGCGTTTCTTATCAGTAAAGCTTGGGAAATTAATAATAGATGAATGTTAAATCtttgaaaaataatgtatATATGTTATTTACCTAAAGTGAAAGAAACCACAGCACGAATCCAACGCGGTATTAATACACGAGAAAATGTACTTTCCTATCTGTCCGTACGCGGTACAGAACACCCTATGGGGAGCATTAATTTATGCGTTTTACCACAAGCGTCATCCGCACGATTCCACAAAGAAAGCAGCACCACACAAAAGCACGTTAGTTAGGTTCGGTTAGTAGAAAGCAAAGGGCACATTTGCACTGTAAGGATGCTACTTACTCCGTTATTCTAACGCATTTGCATCCGTTGGCAACACCCTTCCCGGTCGTACTGTACGGTTTTTCGTCCGTTGCCAAACGGATACGATCAGATCGATTGCCGCTCCAGGGTATCTCCACCAGCCGGATGGAATGCGGCAGTTTGTGCCGGTCTTTCGATGGTAAAACTATCGTATCATTTCGATTCACTTCCAATGCTGTCTTTTTAGTGTTGTAACACGCGCCACTGTAAAAAGCAAAGAATGCATTGATATCAGCACTATCAAATTGCATGCGTATCCGATCGTACGTACCAGTATAGATTCGATCGTTCCAGCAGTGCGTAAGGTTCCCGGTCGCCAATAAACACTTTACACAGTTCGCAACGAAAACATTCCGGATGGAATTTGTGATCACCGGCAAACATCGCAGGTCCGGAGATAAACTGAAATAGTTGAGATAAAAACAGTtgtgaattatttattcagcGATAAgcgctttaaaaaaacaacacacatcgCATATGGTGTACAATTACCTCCGTACACTGCTGACAGCGCTCGCCAAACTTCGACCAATGATCATCCCTACAGAAGAGCATACCATCCTTCTCGAAATACCAGCTCGACAGTCGTGCATCACAAACCGAACATCTAATGTAGGAAATagggacagcaaaaaaaaaacacacacaaccacccACAACAAGggttcatttaaaatgttcattGCAAATGGTAAATTTAATTAGCACACTGTAAACGAATTAAAACCTCCCCGTCTCGTTGGGCTGCTGGCGAAACATTTACCCTGGTCCATGTTCAATCGATGGAAGTACTTTGATTCGGATTTTCGGAGGCACTTGTTTATGGGTTCGTGTGTTAGTGTATCGGTACAAacaacacgtttttttttgcgccttACAGCCTTCTTCTTTCAGATATGATACAAAACACAATGAACGTTCGGGGCGCGAAATGCAACAGCCATATTcatgccaatctttaaaccaTCAACCCGAGTGCACTGGCTTGTCCGTTTCATCTTGGTTATCATGCTCGATAAGTGCTCCGGCTTACCTGAAGCATTCTGTATGCCACAACCGACCAACGGCGGCCACATGTTGTTCCGGTTCTATCGTGTTGTAGCAGCTAGCGCATGCAGTTGAGCATGGATTCCCTacaagataaaaaaagaaaaaagttgtgataacaatttcaatgttttcgatgtgaatttgttgcttCTATTGCACTTAATGTCCGTACAGCTGTGTTGTAATCAACATGAAAAAAACCGGTGGCCCTTCGCACGATGCTGATTGCTTGATTAACCTTCTCACCCCTTGCAATTCACGTTTCGCTTGCGTATAGATACGATAGAAGCCTACTTAGGGCAAATTAGTTCATTAAGTTGAACATAGCGAAAC
The DNA window shown above is from Anopheles funestus chromosome 3RL, idAnoFuneDA-416_04, whole genome shotgun sequence and carries:
- the LOC125768157 gene encoding LIM domain kinase 1 isoform X2, with translation MLFCRDDHWSKFGERCQQCTEFISGPAMFAGDHKFHPECFRCELCKVFIGDREPYALLERSNLYCGACYNTKKTALEVNRNDTIVLPSKDRHKLPHSIRLVEIPWSGNRSDRIRLATDEKPYSTTGKGVANGCKCVRITEVFCTAYGQIGKYIFSCINTALDSCCGFFHFRVTLKSDLMSLRVGDKVLEVNGTPVRDVPLDSLQNLIEASAGKALQLTVEHDPEIVEQPAPTVNSGEGVLSASYSGTSNCPDELNNNEDDESTRSLSPSKLERIFKKKDEGYMSGSSRKLQKRLKDVNCNTATNSLKEKERSSSMSRLLDEHRTIPTGNEFYDLSRTKSFRVETKEARIFRASDLVQGELLGKGFFGQVFKVTHRVTQEVMVLKELYRVDEEAQKNFLKEVAVLRSLSHHNVLRFIGVLYKDKRLHLVTEFIPGGSLKELIHDSGQPLSWEQRISFARDISCGMSYLHSMNIIHRDLNSLNCLVRENGTVIVADFGLARIINQPLISTTAYEKCTVPSNGNGTIGRRGRPRRQRYTVVGNPYWMAPEMMRGNRYDEKVDIFSFGIMLCEIIGRVQADPDYLPRLPDFGLNEKVFREKFCGQCPEPFYKIAFLCCDLNPDKRPPFHVQQGWLETMATVAALQRPIPSRIVDEIENFKGLQSTESSLCTTPDGLTTPPPSSVGYGLKPSLSRKRICEGKEEDHAERQPKMTDVQTTSLDMVDGVCNVPVDSNVRMSCATISAAPPTEGINGASAPTQPAAGGPGFIVVDFNDIPKSPHLGKDFSANGDRIRDSIRAKRRQRMMLSRENQRKSLDSSLLAARLGPTDRLTDTSGTTDDGCASEPISLIMTSEMIAKEATGNVIERPSTDQLLASVKDSLERNESSRQQGSQTRDQQITVGDESTVVDEQLTQQKTKHYGEKGFIIHLQNGHLTLNNVRDLENCSDFDSSCDTSLNYMEVNGNRVDNEGCESIVSHAESCVTNVTHTLTDRERAIFPLGERKKCEKENIALDEGLKPLPVETKKNFSSLKATSPLASIPPESNSTTARLVDGSVMAVKREEKSLSASAHKAVQYTRKLFRVADPSTGASTPSSSKHNQDIAGTHRSSATAGMKKAGHVRTASSERSIFSTKQKISPTSDPEPQTGFGGTTSTATLIANDQVMGDRTGKSNVVKPSVHTMVHSYKSKPNETADVSHRGQTLRLSSGKRTGGVVGKSGSRSKTPVVADSAVCVDGMIPSSGKPPISCTGGGVSSAGNLLKMSKGRTYRPVERMTVHYNEVRASSGSREKYTSTLSPTVGRSGNNSRPESPSQAAPNGSRSVAGSTSNGCRSIGILSPASIRRLNARLVEARKVNTGSSQDQSGAAAFKGKAVGPMLPLQGITKGPGMARKVPLSPSSPVRGGPVHGSVVAGCIRERKVLSPTALVKVPK
- the LOC125768157 gene encoding LIM domain kinase 1 isoform X1, which encodes MGENGAKGNPCSTACASCYNTIEPEQHVAAVGRLWHTECFRCSVCDARLSSWYFEKDGMLFCRDDHWSKFGERCQQCTEFISGPAMFAGDHKFHPECFRCELCKVFIGDREPYALLERSNLYCGACYNTKKTALEVNRNDTIVLPSKDRHKLPHSIRLVEIPWSGNRSDRIRLATDEKPYSTTGKGVANGCKCVRITEVTLKSDLMSLRVGDKVLEVNGTPVRDVPLDSLQNLIEASAGKALQLTVEHDPEIVEQPAPTVNSGEGVLSASYSGTSNCPDELNNNEDDESTRSLSPSKLERIFKKKDEGYMSGSSRKLQKRLKDVNCNTATNSLKEKERSSSMSRLLDEHRTIPTGNEFYDLSRTKSFRVETKEARIFRASDLVQGELLGKGFFGQVFKVTHRVTQEVMVLKELYRVDEEAQKNFLKEVAVLRSLSHHNVLRFIGVLYKDKRLHLVTEFIPGGSLKELIHDSGQPLSWEQRISFARDISCGMSYLHSMNIIHRDLNSLNCLVRENGTVIVADFGLARIINQPLISTTAYEKCTVPSNGNGTIGRRGRPRRQRYTVVGNPYWMAPEMMRGNRYDEKVDIFSFGIMLCEIIGRVQADPDYLPRLPDFGLNEKVFREKFCGQCPEPFYKIAFLCCDLNPDKRPPFHVQQGWLETMATVAALQRPIPSRIVDEIENFKGLQSTESSLCTTPDGLTTPPPSSVGYGLKPSLSRKRICEGKEEDHAERQPKMTDVQTTSLDMVDGVCNVPVDSNVRMSCATISAAPPTEGINGASAPTQPAAGGPGFIVVDFNDIPKSPHLGKDFSANGDRIRDSIRAKRRQRMMLSRENQRKSLDSSLLAARLGPTDRLTDTSGTTDDGCASEPISLIMTSEMIAKEATGNVIERPSTDQLLASVKDSLERNESSRQQGSQTRDQQITVGDESTVVDEQLTQQKTKHYGEKGFIIHLQNGHLTLNNVRDLENCSDFDSSCDTSLNYMEVNGNRVDNEGCESIVSHAESCVTNVTHTLTDRERAIFPLGERKKCEKENIALDEGLKPLPVETKKNFSSLKATSPLASIPPESNSTTARLVDGSVMAVKREEKSLSASAHKAVQYTRKLFRVADPSTGASTPSSSKHNQDIAGTHRSSATAGMKKAGHVRTASSERSIFSTKQKISPTSDPEPQTGFGGTTSTATLIANDQVMGDRTGKSNVVKPSVHTMVHSYKSKPNETADVSHRGQTLRLSSGKRTGGVVGKSGSRSKTPVVADSAVCVDGMIPSSGKPPISCTGGGVSSAGNLLKMSKGRTYRPVERMTVHYNEVRASSGSREKYTSTLSPTVGRSGNNSRPESPSQAAPNGSRSVAGSTSNGCRSIGILSPASIRRLNARLVEARKVNTGSSQDQSGAAAFKGKAVGPMLPLQGITKGPGMARKVPLSPSSPVRGGPVHGSVVAGCIRERKVLSPTALVKVPK